A single window of Microscilla marina ATCC 23134 DNA harbors:
- a CDS encoding DUF6909 family protein, which produces MSLDIIELTRARESRAAIEKLYIEMRHIFNSGSYSPSTISGRVLLEALHTLRPEIYGSIDDMEKVELNGLVYVMERLPKGIEQCRFLRLISDEGYSHSGFEVIIPAKRRRNCYKVDNDLMLVEVTRGRSEIYDILTHLTFMYNEAEKIKSHAFDKNGNKTKEWEQLEKIVEGNVKLTEHNRDLAFSHLSTLLGRTFEQTKQAFFRFEDTAPQNSGLFRIVYWLGKVAHAAEFENQPIQITFTPTLRDRIGHHIHGEQWATNIKKHLIEHKLLDRPIHIISANMHSVMNSLCALSALKEDFPDHKRAEDLAQELSKPNNQSLNNRVRQYAEQCGMLYLNDNSGTNISVQVFDTTLLDLSNLPVELKVNKEHIKKEKPVIIVMDYAFGEQAYETMDELLKPYKNANLLVKSISVMGKAGILHGGKGDLMIPSAHVFEGTADNYPLKNEFTKDDFKGSGLNVYEGAMISVLGTSLQNRDVLAYFRNSSWRAVGLEMEGAHYQKAIQAGSMIRNNVSSDITLRYAYYASDNPLLTGGTLSSGSLGTVGVKPTYLITTKILNKILNPK; this is translated from the coding sequence ATGAGCCTCGACATTATTGAACTCACCCGCGCCCGTGAATCACGCGCTGCCATTGAAAAACTATACATAGAAATGCGCCATATTTTCAACAGTGGCTCTTATAGCCCCTCTACCATTTCGGGCAGAGTATTGTTGGAAGCATTGCATACGTTACGCCCCGAAATTTATGGATCTATCGACGATATGGAGAAGGTAGAACTCAATGGGTTGGTGTATGTGATGGAGCGTCTGCCCAAAGGCATCGAACAATGTCGTTTTTTGCGTCTTATATCCGACGAGGGCTACAGCCATTCTGGTTTCGAGGTAATTATTCCAGCCAAACGCCGTCGTAACTGTTACAAAGTAGACAATGACCTCATGTTGGTAGAAGTAACCAGAGGGCGTAGCGAAATTTATGATATTCTGACCCACCTTACTTTTATGTACAATGAGGCAGAAAAGATAAAATCGCACGCGTTTGACAAGAATGGAAACAAAACCAAAGAATGGGAACAATTGGAGAAAATCGTGGAAGGTAACGTAAAGCTTACCGAACATAACCGTGATTTGGCCTTTAGTCATTTAAGCACCCTATTGGGGCGCACCTTTGAGCAAACCAAACAAGCTTTTTTCCGTTTCGAAGACACTGCTCCTCAAAATAGTGGTTTGTTCCGTATTGTATACTGGCTGGGCAAGGTGGCGCACGCTGCCGAGTTTGAAAACCAACCCATTCAAATTACTTTTACACCTACGCTTCGCGATCGTATAGGGCACCATATTCACGGTGAGCAGTGGGCAACCAATATCAAAAAACATTTAATTGAGCATAAATTGCTTGATCGCCCCATTCATATCATTAGTGCCAATATGCACAGTGTCATGAACTCGTTGTGTGCTTTGAGTGCTCTCAAGGAAGATTTTCCTGACCATAAACGAGCCGAAGACCTTGCCCAGGAGTTGAGCAAACCCAATAACCAATCTCTTAACAATCGTGTACGCCAATATGCCGAACAGTGTGGTATGTTGTATTTAAATGATAATTCGGGTACAAATATTTCAGTGCAGGTTTTTGATACAACTTTGCTCGACCTTAGCAACCTACCTGTAGAGTTGAAGGTAAACAAGGAACACATCAAAAAAGAAAAGCCTGTCATTATAGTGATGGACTATGCTTTTGGTGAGCAAGCCTATGAAACAATGGATGAGTTGCTTAAACCTTACAAAAACGCCAACTTGTTGGTAAAATCTATCTCTGTGATGGGTAAGGCGGGTATTTTGCACGGAGGCAAGGGCGACTTGATGATTCCTTCGGCGCATGTATTTGAAGGAACTGCTGACAACTATCCGCTTAAAAACGAGTTTACCAAAGATGATTTTAAAGGTTCTGGGTTGAACGTGTACGAAGGAGCCATGATTTCGGTGTTGGGCACTTCGTTGCAAAATCGCGATGTATTGGCTTACTTCAGAAATTCATCGTGGCGTGCAGTGGGGCTTGAAATGGAAGGAGCACATTACCAAAAAGCTATCCAGGCAGGGTCTATGATTCGCAATAATGTATCGTCAGACATTACCTTGCGTTATGCTTACTATGCATCTGATAACCCTTTGCTTACCGGAGGTACCTTATCTTCGGGTAGTTTAGGAACAGTAGGAGTAAAGCCTACTTACTTGATTACTACCAAAATTTTGAATAAGATTCTGAATCCAAAATAG
- a CDS encoding OmpH family outer membrane protein, whose translation MMRRLLVVALVATVLYGCGNQNSTNNQDNNTTETAKASMDTANDNAVAASKTVYINEDSLLTKYEFAKRIQKDLTTKGKEIQADLASREQNFKNEVASYQRTAGTMTMNVAKATEQRLAAKQRNLQGYSQVRGKELADEQSKMMKKLRENVESFLKRFCEKNGYDLVLPQRAVSTSVLYGVAKLDVTDAVVTGLNKEYADGKTGEIADDKKKGKDEDKKDESKKDSSESKK comes from the coding sequence ATGATGAGACGATTACTAGTAGTTGCCCTTGTAGCAACTGTGTTGTATGGGTGTGGAAACCAAAATTCGACTAATAACCAAGACAATAATACTACCGAAACAGCTAAGGCATCTATGGACACTGCCAACGACAATGCGGTAGCTGCTTCTAAGACTGTGTATATCAACGAGGACTCTTTGCTTACTAAATATGAGTTTGCCAAAAGAATCCAAAAAGACTTGACTACTAAAGGGAAAGAAATTCAGGCTGACCTGGCGTCAAGAGAGCAAAACTTCAAGAATGAGGTGGCGTCTTATCAGCGTACTGCTGGCACAATGACTATGAATGTAGCCAAGGCTACCGAACAACGCCTAGCAGCAAAGCAACGCAACTTGCAGGGTTATAGCCAGGTTCGTGGTAAAGAGTTGGCAGATGAGCAATCCAAAATGATGAAAAAATTAAGAGAAAACGTAGAAAGTTTTCTTAAAAGGTTTTGTGAGAAAAATGGGTATGACTTAGTATTGCCACAACGCGCGGTATCTACTTCTGTATTGTATGGTGTTGCCAAACTTGACGTAACCGATGCCGTAGTAACAGGTTTGAACAAAGAATATGCAGACGGTAAAACCGGAGAGATTGCAGACGATAAGAAAAAAGGTAAAGACGAAGACAAAAAAGACGAAAGCAAAAAAGATTCTTCTGAGTCTAAAAAGTAA